In Flavobacterium hankyongi, the genomic window TTCTGTGATTTCGTTTTTGCGCCTTCCTGATTTCAAAAGAGAGTTTTTTCCAAAATCAAAACTCTTGATGGATGAACACGAAGCACATTTGAAGCATGTTGAAGCTTTAAAACTTCTTGAATTAAAAGAAAAACAATTTCACAAAAATATAAACCTTATCAACGATATACGCAGAGTAATTTTATATAGATATGTTAATAAATGACAAAAATGTATTAAGATTTTGTATTTTTGTGAAAATATAAAATAACCATGCAAGAGAGCGTTTTTATCACTTATAATCCGAATTCGGATAATGAAAAAAATATTGCACTAGACCTGTATAAAAAGGGCAAGCAAAATGGATATTTTATATATTTACCTGAACGAAATAATTATTTTTCAAGAATTAGCCAACAAACAAAATTAAATATTGACTCTGCAAATTGGTTTGTAATTTTTTCAACATCTCAACTTTCCGAAACAGTAAAAGATGAGATAGAATATGCTTTTAACTCAAAAAAAGACAGCAATATAATTGTGATCTATTCTAAACATTTTGGAAAAAACATAGATTTCCCAAACAACAAACCTATTGAAATGTTTATTGATGATTATAATTTAAATAGTATTGAGCAATTCAAGAGAGATTTGTTTGAGAAAATCAAGCCTGTTAGGAGCATAAAAGAGAAAGAAGGGGCAAGTGGATTAGAAATACTTTTAGGTGTTGGAGCTGCATTACTTCTATTGGGTGCGTTAACCAGTGATAAAAAGAAGTAGGTCATGGTTGAGTTAAATAATAGAAGAACCGTTTTAGAGGCTTTAAAAATTCCTTTAGAAAAGAAAATATCTTCAATTCTTGAAAACTTCCCTTCATTTAAATCTAAAAAAAATAGTAAAACATTATATCATTATACGGATTTACATAGTCTAAAAGCAATTGTTGAAAATCAATCCTTTTTTTGTAGTAATTCAGCCTACTTAAATGATAAAAAAGAATATTATTACGGGTTAGATCTCTTTAAAAAAGAGTTTGAAAAAATAGCTAATAATCCTAAAAATGATACTTCATTTAATATTGTATCTGCCGTTTTAACAGAGTTAAAAGAAAAAAACATATCAAACCATTTTGCTACTTGTTTTTCGCTTGAAGGAGATTTATTAAGCCAATGGAGAGCATATGCAAATGATGGAAAAGGAATTGCAATAGGTTTAGATAGAAAAAAACTTATTGAAGGTTTTGAAAATATTGCTAGTGGATTTTATATTGAATATGGTTCAAACAATCAATTAGAATTAGTAAATAATTTAATAGAAACAATCACTGAATACTATTTTGAACATTTTGATTTAATTTTTGGATTAAAAAGTGATGAAGATGTTTTTAAAGAAATAGCACAAGAAATAAATGAATTATTGGATAAATATATTGGTCTTTTCAAGCATAGTTCATTTGAAGAAGAAAAGGAATTTAGATTCGAAATGTCAACAGATAAACAATTTAGCATATCCTTAGAATCTATTTCTTACAGAGTTGGAAAAAATAATCTTTTAGTTCCTTATAAAGTTTTAAAAACAGACTATGCTTTTGAAAAAGAAAGAGCAAAGGATGATAAAGCAAGTTTGGAATTATTAGAAAAAAATAAAAAATATAGGGTTAAAAAAATTCCTATTAGTCATATTATTATTGGTCCATCTTTGGACTCAGAATTAAACAAACATTCTATTAAAGATTTCCTCTCAAAAAATGGTTATTCCGATGTTGAAATAATTCCTTCTGAAGTTCCTTATAGGATATAAATGAAAAAAGCCAGGTCTCTCGACTTGGCTTTCACTTTGTTTAACCCAAAGGTCACCACAACTAGGGCTAAACTTATTTTTTGTGCTTCTTATTAAGGCTTTTAAGCAGTAATGAAATCGTAAAACTTACAACAGCTCCAATAGTTGCTAAAATAACTGTTTTTACAATATCATCAGAGGAGAGATTAGGTACAATACTTAAAAATGTGCCTCCAGCAGTACCCATCAATGTGGGATTATTTGCTGTCATCAGTTGTAGTAAGCTGACTTGCAGCTGACAAAACTCCACCAGCTACTGCAACATAACCACCAATGGTAGTTACAATCGCGGGTAAAGCAATTGGAGCAGCTAAAATAGTTCCACCAACGGCAGCTAATGCCAACCCAACAGTTCGAAGCACTTTGAAAAATTTTGGTGTGGGAGCTTTTGCTCTATTAATGATTTTTTTCATAATTACGTTTTTTGTCATCCTGTAAAGGATCTATTGGATAATTAATTCAACACTTTCTTTATTGTCCAAAGCTTTGTAAACAAAGTCTTTTAGCTTCGTAAAAGCTTTTCTCGACATTAAACCTAAACCAGGTCCAGAAAGTTTAGTAACAGGAGCAATACAACCTTGCAATTCTTTTTGAGCATTATTAGCAGGATGAAAAAGAATAAACTTTCTATTCGGCACATCCACTAATTCTAAATGCCATTTGTATTTTGCACTGTATCGCTTTCTAATAAAATATTTCCCTTCTGGAACACAGGAAACCTTCGTTTCGTTCATCTTCCACGGCAATTCGATTGTATTGCAAATCAATTTGCCTTCGCATTCGAGTTTACCATTCGTTCCTTCAGGGAAATAAGTTCTAGTTAACCAAATAACCATTACACGCCACTATCAACTTTAGCAATCGATAATGGGTTAAAAGCACCATTTTTCAATGGATACATTTGCCCATTAATCTCTTGGTAGAACTCAACACCTAAAGCCAAAAACAATGGCTTAGTTGAGTTAGCTGTAACCGCATTCACTTGGTTAATTGGAGCAGTAGCAGTTCCGTCCCAAGGCAAAATTGCCGTTTCAGAAGTAGCTACCACATACGTTTCAGCTTCAAAATCAATTTCAGCTCCACCAGAAA contains:
- a CDS encoding DUF2971 domain-containing protein, producing MVELNNRRTVLEALKIPLEKKISSILENFPSFKSKKNSKTLYHYTDLHSLKAIVENQSFFCSNSAYLNDKKEYYYGLDLFKKEFEKIANNPKNDTSFNIVSAVLTELKEKNISNHFATCFSLEGDLLSQWRAYANDGKGIAIGLDRKKLIEGFENIASGFYIEYGSNNQLELVNNLIETITEYYFEHFDLIFGLKSDEDVFKEIAQEINELLDKYIGLFKHSSFEEEKEFRFEMSTDKQFSISLESISYRVGKNNLLVPYKVLKTDYAFEKERAKDDKASLELLEKNKKYRVKKIPISHIIIGPSLDSELNKHSIKDFLSKNGYSDVEIIPSEVPYRI
- a CDS encoding DUF5675 family protein, producing the protein MVIWLTRTYFPEGTNGKLECEGKLICNTIELPWKMNETKVSCVPEGKYFIRKRYSAKYKWHLELVDVPNRKFILFHPANNAQKELQGCIAPVTKLSGPGLGLMSRKAFTKLKDFVYKALDNKESVELIIQ